The genomic region ggacgcagcaagaggatatcatcagattcctatggcgcaagaagatgcagataaaaccgcatttcatacgggcaaaggcatatattgctatataatgatgcctttcggtttaatcaatgcggctatgacatatcaacggttgattgataccgcgtttgacaaacaaatagggcgtaatcttgaagcttatgtagatgatttagtcatcaaaagcacgacgcaagagcgaatcattgaagatatgcgcgaaacatttgacaaactgcgaaaaataaacatgaagcttaatccgctaaaatgtagctttggcgaaactgaaggaaaatttttgcgatatcttgttacagaacaaggtattcaagctaatccgaaaaagatcacggctatagaaaatatgaccgcgccaaaAACGAAAAAGATCACTAGCCgcattaacgcgtttcttgtctaaagctgccgaatggcagttgccatttttcaaaactctaaaagggtgcttgaagcaaaagaattttgtttggtccaatgaagcagaaaccgcgtttcaagagatgaaaaacttgttgaaaactttgcctacactaacagtgCCAATTCAGGGcgaaattctttatctttatatctcaGTGGCAAACGAAGCTTTCGGTTCAGTTTTGATCgcggaaaggaacaaaatacaaaagtcggtgtattttgttagtaaagctcttacgggaagtgaaataaactatgcgccgattgaaaagtttgtgtatgcgcttattttaacaacgcgaaggctacgaaggtattttcaagggcatccagtgcatgtattaactaatatGCCAATCAAGCAAATCTTAACCaaaccagagatatctggtagactcgcattgtgggcagtagaattaggtgcttatcaaatatcttaccttccggGTTGTGCTGAAAAAGGTCAGgttatggcggattatctcgctgaactgtctggagagttggaggtgattaatgagcgaacAGCGCTAAAACCGGTACTCGGCGAAACTTGGGATTTGTTTACTGATGGCGCTTCGTGcgcagaaggtgcaggtgcgggtttggTTTTGGCAAGCCCAAGTGGTGAGGAGCATACATACGCATTGCGGTTTATTTTTGATGTGACAAATAATGAGGCCGAATATGAAGCATTGCTCGCAGGCttaaatattgcgcgaaaaatgaatattgttaagctGCGTGTATTTACAGATTCACagttagtagcgaatcagtttaatggATCTTTTGAAGCACACGATCCCTCTATGCGGAAATATTTGCAGCTATTGAAAGAAATGGCAGCGCGATTTGAGCATTTCTAACTCGCACAAGTGCCAAGAAGCcaaaacaaaaaggcggatgcgttgagcaaattggctgctttaacgttctcgcactttcaaaaacaagtatgggtcgaggaattaccaagtaaatcaatagatagtgacttaatggtTGCATCTGTTACAGAAGAACATCCAAACTGGATGGACCCAATTCTACAATATATCCGCAGTGATATTCTGCCAGATGATAGTCGCGAAGCTCGTTTAGTAGCGCCGATGTATATCATTcaagatgatatcttatatcgAAAATCATATTGCGGACCAATTATGCGTTGTGTTGGCCCAATCGAGGcagaaatgattatagaagaagtgcataatggtacttgtgcactgcattcaggctacaaaactatcgccgcgaaaattatgcgaatgggatacttttggccatccctataccgcgatgtagcaaaaattgttaaacgctgtaaaagttgccaaaggcatgctccgcaaaATCGAATTCCGCGGCATGATATGATTCATGTTAATTCACCATGgccgtttaataaatgggctattgacattgtagggccatttcctgcagggcctagcaatgttaaattcctgattgtcgcaatcgattactttaccaaatgggttgaagGTAAGGCAgttcgcactattactggtgtacaagtacgaaattttgtatgggaatacattgtttgccgatttggcattccgcgagaattggttagcgataatggtgctcaaatagcgaaagatccttttaagacatggtgcactgatttaaatattGTGCAAAAGT from Rutidosis leptorrhynchoides isolate AG116_Rl617_1_P2 chromosome 9, CSIRO_AGI_Rlap_v1, whole genome shotgun sequence harbors:
- the LOC139868478 gene encoding uncharacterized protein; its protein translation is MPIKQILTKPEISELEVINERTALKPVLGETWDLFTDGASCAEGAGAGLVLASPSGEEHTYALRFIFDVTNNEAEYEALLAGLNIARKMNIVKLRVFTDSQLVANQFNGSFEAHDPSMRKYLQLLKEMAARFEHF